The Zingiber officinale cultivar Zhangliang unplaced genomic scaffold, Zo_v1.1 ctg243, whole genome shotgun sequence genome has a segment encoding these proteins:
- the LOC122037196 gene encoding protein PLASTID TRANSCRIPTIONALLY ACTIVE 10-like isoform X3, translating into MHCFKLLPLLPPPPPLHRRPFHLSRTCTLLTYPLPLFPFPRLLPLSRSSASPYAADEVPVGDDDESFLNSFRSREKESEEEARRRNWIERDWAPWEEILTPEADFARKSLNEGEEVPLQSPEAIEAFRMLTPSYRRKKIEESGLSEEEFVTRQFGYKGEIPDPIETLWADPLVVRMMPPRDWPPPGWEVDPEELEFIREAHKLQAERVDLEAEVRTDTDQMCLERYTVFLKQYKEWVAANRDRLEQESYKYDQDYYPGRRKRGEKYKDDMLELPFIYAGQICRGKVVTLHLHQGAFVDIGCVHDGWVPIKGNDWYWIRHHIKVGMHVFVEVLAKRDPYRFRFPIELRFVNPNIDHLIFKRFDYPPIFHREGDTNPEQLWHEIGRPPIPRKRPSVKPEHQSLLSDHPYVDKLWQLHNCEQMILDHEEENPDKFKDKTYESTVPDVPFDEENSVQYTQAYYKEALLPKVILNTNIKELDLAAARAERQLNNKLKKEAEARGEEYEYSKMRRNVEMDEYDLMHWRRSLEEREALIRDISCFILKQYNLGA; encoded by the exons ATGCACTGCTTCAAGCTCCTCCCCCTCCTCCCTCCACCTCCGCCCCTCCACCGCCGTCCATTCCACCTCAGTCGTACCTGCACCCTTCTCACCTATCCCCTTCCCCTCTTCCCCTTCCCCCGCCTCCTCCCTCTTTCACGCTCCTCCGCCTCCCCATATGCAGCCGATGAGGTCCCCGTAGGCGACGACGATGAATCCTTCCTCAACTCCTTCCGTTCCCGTGAGAAGGAGAGCGAGGAGGAAGCCCGCCGCCGCAACTGGATCGAGCGCGACTGGGCCCCGTGGGAGGAGATCCTAACCCCGGAGGCCGACTTCGCCCGCAAGAGTCTCAACGAGGGGGAGGAGGTCCCCCTCCAGTCGCCAGAGGCTATCGAGGCGTTCCGGATGCTGACTCCTTCCTACCGACGCAAGAAGATCGAGGAGAGCGGCCTCTCGGAGGAGGAGTTCGTCACTCGGCAGTTCGGTTACAAGGGGGAGATCCCAGATCCGATCGAGACGCTCTGGGCGGATCCTCTCGTCGTGCGAATGATGCCTCCGAGGGACTGGCCGCCACCGGGCTGGGAGGTAGACCCCGAGGAGCTGGAGTTTATCAGGGAGGCACACAAGTTACAGGCGGAGAGAGTAGATTTGGAGGCGGAAGTCAGGACCGACACGGACCAGATGTGCCTTGAGAGGTACACGGTCTTCCTGAAGCAGTACAAGGAGTGGGTGGCTGCCAATCGAGACCGGCTGGAACAGGAGTCTTACAAG TATGACCAAGATTATTATCCTGGTAGGAGAAAAAGGGgcgaaaaatacaaagatgaTATG CTTGAACTTCCATTTATATATGCAGGACAG ATATGTCGAGGTAAAGTTGTCACTCTACACCTTCACCAGGGAGCCTTTGTTGACATAGGATGTGTCCATGAcgg GTGGGTTCCTATAAAAGGAAATGATTGGTATTGGATTCGCCATCATATCAAAGTTGGTATGCATGTCTTTGTGGAAGTTTTG GCTAAAAGAGATCCATATCGTTTCCGATTCCCTATTGAATTGCGCTTTGTAAATCCTAACATAGATCACCTTAT ATTTAAGAGATTTGACTATCCACCAATATTCCACAGAGAGGGGGATACAAATCCTGAACAATTATGG CATGAAATTGGAAGACCACCTATTCCTAGGAAAAGGCCTTCAGTCAAACCAGAACATCAATCATTGTTATCAGATCACCCATATGTTGATAAG TTATGGCAGCTGCATAATTGTGAGCAAATGATTCTGGATCATGAAGAGGAAAATCCTGATAAATTTAAGGACAAGACTTATGAGTCGACTGTCCCTGATGTGCCATTCGACGAAGAAAACagtgttcaatatacacaagcaTACTATAAGGAAGCTTTACTACCTAAAGTAATTCTG AATACAAATATCAAAGAACTAGATCTTGCTGCTGCCCGTGCAGAACGTCAG CTTAACAACAAATTGAAGAAAGAAGCAGAAGCTAGAGGAGAAGAGTATGAGTATTCAAAGATGAGGAGAAATGTGGAGATGGATGAGTATGATCTTATGCATTGGCGTAGATCACTAGAAGAAAGGGAAGCCCTTATCAGAGATATCAGTTG TTTCATCCTAAAACAGTACAATCTTGGTGCTTAA
- the LOC122037196 gene encoding protein PLASTID TRANSCRIPTIONALLY ACTIVE 10-like isoform X4: MHCFKLLPLLPPPPPLHRRPFHLSRTCTLLTYPLPLFPFPRLLPLSRSSASPYAADEVPVGDDDESFLNSFRSREKESEEEARRRNWIERDWAPWEEILTPEADFARKSLNEGEEVPLQSPEAIEAFRMLTPSYRRKKIEESGLSEEEFVTRQFGYKGEIPDPIETLWADPLVVRMMPPRDWPPPGWEVDPEELEFIREAHKLQAERVDLEAEVRTDTDQMCLERYTVFLKQYKEWVAANRDRLEQESYKYDQDYYPGRRKRGEKYKDDMLELPFIYAGQICRGKVVTLHLHQGAFVDIGCVHDGWVPIKGNDWYWIRHHIKVGMHVFVEVLAKRDPYRFRFPIELRFVNPNIDHLIFKRFDYPPIFHREGDTNPEQLWHEIGRPPIPRKRPSVKPEHQSLLSDHPYVDKLWQLHNCEQMILDHEEENPDKFKDKTYESTVPDVPFDEENSVQYTQAYYKEALLPKVILNTNIKELDLAAARAERQCK; the protein is encoded by the exons ATGCACTGCTTCAAGCTCCTCCCCCTCCTCCCTCCACCTCCGCCCCTCCACCGCCGTCCATTCCACCTCAGTCGTACCTGCACCCTTCTCACCTATCCCCTTCCCCTCTTCCCCTTCCCCCGCCTCCTCCCTCTTTCACGCTCCTCCGCCTCCCCATATGCAGCCGATGAGGTCCCCGTAGGCGACGACGATGAATCCTTCCTCAACTCCTTCCGTTCCCGTGAGAAGGAGAGCGAGGAGGAAGCCCGCCGCCGCAACTGGATCGAGCGCGACTGGGCCCCGTGGGAGGAGATCCTAACCCCGGAGGCCGACTTCGCCCGCAAGAGTCTCAACGAGGGGGAGGAGGTCCCCCTCCAGTCGCCAGAGGCTATCGAGGCGTTCCGGATGCTGACTCCTTCCTACCGACGCAAGAAGATCGAGGAGAGCGGCCTCTCGGAGGAGGAGTTCGTCACTCGGCAGTTCGGTTACAAGGGGGAGATCCCAGATCCGATCGAGACGCTCTGGGCGGATCCTCTCGTCGTGCGAATGATGCCTCCGAGGGACTGGCCGCCACCGGGCTGGGAGGTAGACCCCGAGGAGCTGGAGTTTATCAGGGAGGCACACAAGTTACAGGCGGAGAGAGTAGATTTGGAGGCGGAAGTCAGGACCGACACGGACCAGATGTGCCTTGAGAGGTACACGGTCTTCCTGAAGCAGTACAAGGAGTGGGTGGCTGCCAATCGAGACCGGCTGGAACAGGAGTCTTACAAG TATGACCAAGATTATTATCCTGGTAGGAGAAAAAGGGgcgaaaaatacaaagatgaTATG CTTGAACTTCCATTTATATATGCAGGACAG ATATGTCGAGGTAAAGTTGTCACTCTACACCTTCACCAGGGAGCCTTTGTTGACATAGGATGTGTCCATGAcgg GTGGGTTCCTATAAAAGGAAATGATTGGTATTGGATTCGCCATCATATCAAAGTTGGTATGCATGTCTTTGTGGAAGTTTTG GCTAAAAGAGATCCATATCGTTTCCGATTCCCTATTGAATTGCGCTTTGTAAATCCTAACATAGATCACCTTAT ATTTAAGAGATTTGACTATCCACCAATATTCCACAGAGAGGGGGATACAAATCCTGAACAATTATGG CATGAAATTGGAAGACCACCTATTCCTAGGAAAAGGCCTTCAGTCAAACCAGAACATCAATCATTGTTATCAGATCACCCATATGTTGATAAG TTATGGCAGCTGCATAATTGTGAGCAAATGATTCTGGATCATGAAGAGGAAAATCCTGATAAATTTAAGGACAAGACTTATGAGTCGACTGTCCCTGATGTGCCATTCGACGAAGAAAACagtgttcaatatacacaagcaTACTATAAGGAAGCTTTACTACCTAAAGTAATTCTG AATACAAATATCAAAGAACTAGATCTTGCTGCTGCCCGTGCAGAACGTCAG TGCAAATGA
- the LOC122037196 gene encoding protein PLASTID TRANSCRIPTIONALLY ACTIVE 10-like isoform X2, with protein MHCFKLLPLLPPPPPLHRRPFHLSRTCTLLTYPLPLFPFPRLLPLSRSSASPYAADEVPVGDDDESFLNSFRSREKESEEEARRRNWIERDWAPWEEILTPEADFARKSLNEGEEVPLQSPEAIEAFRMLTPSYRRKKIEESGLSEEEFVTRQFGYKGEIPDPIETLWADPLVVRMMPPRDWPPPGWEVDPEELEFIREAHKLQAERVDLEAEVRTDTDQMCLERYTVFLKQYKEWVAANRDRLEQESYKYDQDYYPGRRKRGEKYKDDMLELPFIYAGQICRGKVVTLHLHQGAFVDIGCVHDGWVPIKGNDWYWIRHHIKVGMHVFVEVLAKRDPYRFRFPIELRFVNPNIDHLIFKRFDYPPIFHREGDTNPEQLWLWQLHNCEQMILDHEEENPDKFKDKTYESTVPDVPFDEENSVQYTQAYYKEALLPKVILNTNIKELDLAAARAERQLNNKLKKEAEARGEEYEYSKMRRNVEMDEYDLMHWRRSLEEREALIRDISCRKALGLPVEEPGRYLDDKNIFGDQYDPTNPLYRYDYWGEPKNSEKSKEERIVEEHNKSIVGRGTVWYEMSYEEAIEQRMRREARSKATVKKVEDEEYEDEDDDGIDFDYSIFEDSSHSFSANKPIVNGTESPSMSDEGMFED; from the exons ATGCACTGCTTCAAGCTCCTCCCCCTCCTCCCTCCACCTCCGCCCCTCCACCGCCGTCCATTCCACCTCAGTCGTACCTGCACCCTTCTCACCTATCCCCTTCCCCTCTTCCCCTTCCCCCGCCTCCTCCCTCTTTCACGCTCCTCCGCCTCCCCATATGCAGCCGATGAGGTCCCCGTAGGCGACGACGATGAATCCTTCCTCAACTCCTTCCGTTCCCGTGAGAAGGAGAGCGAGGAGGAAGCCCGCCGCCGCAACTGGATCGAGCGCGACTGGGCCCCGTGGGAGGAGATCCTAACCCCGGAGGCCGACTTCGCCCGCAAGAGTCTCAACGAGGGGGAGGAGGTCCCCCTCCAGTCGCCAGAGGCTATCGAGGCGTTCCGGATGCTGACTCCTTCCTACCGACGCAAGAAGATCGAGGAGAGCGGCCTCTCGGAGGAGGAGTTCGTCACTCGGCAGTTCGGTTACAAGGGGGAGATCCCAGATCCGATCGAGACGCTCTGGGCGGATCCTCTCGTCGTGCGAATGATGCCTCCGAGGGACTGGCCGCCACCGGGCTGGGAGGTAGACCCCGAGGAGCTGGAGTTTATCAGGGAGGCACACAAGTTACAGGCGGAGAGAGTAGATTTGGAGGCGGAAGTCAGGACCGACACGGACCAGATGTGCCTTGAGAGGTACACGGTCTTCCTGAAGCAGTACAAGGAGTGGGTGGCTGCCAATCGAGACCGGCTGGAACAGGAGTCTTACAAG TATGACCAAGATTATTATCCTGGTAGGAGAAAAAGGGgcgaaaaatacaaagatgaTATG CTTGAACTTCCATTTATATATGCAGGACAG ATATGTCGAGGTAAAGTTGTCACTCTACACCTTCACCAGGGAGCCTTTGTTGACATAGGATGTGTCCATGAcgg GTGGGTTCCTATAAAAGGAAATGATTGGTATTGGATTCGCCATCATATCAAAGTTGGTATGCATGTCTTTGTGGAAGTTTTG GCTAAAAGAGATCCATATCGTTTCCGATTCCCTATTGAATTGCGCTTTGTAAATCCTAACATAGATCACCTTAT ATTTAAGAGATTTGACTATCCACCAATATTCCACAGAGAGGGGGATACAAATCCTGAACAATTATGG TTATGGCAGCTGCATAATTGTGAGCAAATGATTCTGGATCATGAAGAGGAAAATCCTGATAAATTTAAGGACAAGACTTATGAGTCGACTGTCCCTGATGTGCCATTCGACGAAGAAAACagtgttcaatatacacaagcaTACTATAAGGAAGCTTTACTACCTAAAGTAATTCTG AATACAAATATCAAAGAACTAGATCTTGCTGCTGCCCGTGCAGAACGTCAG CTTAACAACAAATTGAAGAAAGAAGCAGAAGCTAGAGGAGAAGAGTATGAGTATTCAAAGATGAGGAGAAATGTGGAGATGGATGAGTATGATCTTATGCATTGGCGTAGATCACTAGAAGAAAGGGAAGCCCTTATCAGAGATATCAGTTG CCGGAAAGCTCTTGGCCTCCCAGTGGAGGAGCCTGGAAGATACTTAGAtgacaaaaatatttttggagaTCAGTACGACCCGACAAACCCCTTGTATCGGTATGACTATTGGGGGGAACCTAAGAACTCTGAGAAGAGCAAGGAGGAGAGGATTGTAGAAGAACACAACAAATCCATTGTTGGGAGAGGTACTGTTTGGTACGAGATGTCCTATGAGGAAGCCATTGAACAGAGGATGCGTCGGGAAGCACGTTCCAAGGCTACAGTTAAAAAAGTTGAGGATGAGGAGTATGAGGATGAAGATGACGACGGTATAGATTTCGACTATAGCATTTTTGAAGACTCTAGTCATTCATTTTCTGCAAACAAGCCTATTGTAAATGGTACCGAATCTCCCAGCATGTCAGACGAAGGCATGTTTGAGGACTAA
- the LOC122037196 gene encoding protein PLASTID TRANSCRIPTIONALLY ACTIVE 10-like isoform X1, with product MHCFKLLPLLPPPPPLHRRPFHLSRTCTLLTYPLPLFPFPRLLPLSRSSASPYAADEVPVGDDDESFLNSFRSREKESEEEARRRNWIERDWAPWEEILTPEADFARKSLNEGEEVPLQSPEAIEAFRMLTPSYRRKKIEESGLSEEEFVTRQFGYKGEIPDPIETLWADPLVVRMMPPRDWPPPGWEVDPEELEFIREAHKLQAERVDLEAEVRTDTDQMCLERYTVFLKQYKEWVAANRDRLEQESYKYDQDYYPGRRKRGEKYKDDMLELPFIYAGQICRGKVVTLHLHQGAFVDIGCVHDGWVPIKGNDWYWIRHHIKVGMHVFVEVLAKRDPYRFRFPIELRFVNPNIDHLIFKRFDYPPIFHREGDTNPEQLWHEIGRPPIPRKRPSVKPEHQSLLSDHPYVDKLWQLHNCEQMILDHEEENPDKFKDKTYESTVPDVPFDEENSVQYTQAYYKEALLPKVILNTNIKELDLAAARAERQLNNKLKKEAEARGEEYEYSKMRRNVEMDEYDLMHWRRSLEEREALIRDISCRKALGLPVEEPGRYLDDKNIFGDQYDPTNPLYRYDYWGEPKNSEKSKEERIVEEHNKSIVGRGTVWYEMSYEEAIEQRMRREARSKATVKKVEDEEYEDEDDDGIDFDYSIFEDSSHSFSANKPIVNGTESPSMSDEGMFED from the exons ATGCACTGCTTCAAGCTCCTCCCCCTCCTCCCTCCACCTCCGCCCCTCCACCGCCGTCCATTCCACCTCAGTCGTACCTGCACCCTTCTCACCTATCCCCTTCCCCTCTTCCCCTTCCCCCGCCTCCTCCCTCTTTCACGCTCCTCCGCCTCCCCATATGCAGCCGATGAGGTCCCCGTAGGCGACGACGATGAATCCTTCCTCAACTCCTTCCGTTCCCGTGAGAAGGAGAGCGAGGAGGAAGCCCGCCGCCGCAACTGGATCGAGCGCGACTGGGCCCCGTGGGAGGAGATCCTAACCCCGGAGGCCGACTTCGCCCGCAAGAGTCTCAACGAGGGGGAGGAGGTCCCCCTCCAGTCGCCAGAGGCTATCGAGGCGTTCCGGATGCTGACTCCTTCCTACCGACGCAAGAAGATCGAGGAGAGCGGCCTCTCGGAGGAGGAGTTCGTCACTCGGCAGTTCGGTTACAAGGGGGAGATCCCAGATCCGATCGAGACGCTCTGGGCGGATCCTCTCGTCGTGCGAATGATGCCTCCGAGGGACTGGCCGCCACCGGGCTGGGAGGTAGACCCCGAGGAGCTGGAGTTTATCAGGGAGGCACACAAGTTACAGGCGGAGAGAGTAGATTTGGAGGCGGAAGTCAGGACCGACACGGACCAGATGTGCCTTGAGAGGTACACGGTCTTCCTGAAGCAGTACAAGGAGTGGGTGGCTGCCAATCGAGACCGGCTGGAACAGGAGTCTTACAAG TATGACCAAGATTATTATCCTGGTAGGAGAAAAAGGGgcgaaaaatacaaagatgaTATG CTTGAACTTCCATTTATATATGCAGGACAG ATATGTCGAGGTAAAGTTGTCACTCTACACCTTCACCAGGGAGCCTTTGTTGACATAGGATGTGTCCATGAcgg GTGGGTTCCTATAAAAGGAAATGATTGGTATTGGATTCGCCATCATATCAAAGTTGGTATGCATGTCTTTGTGGAAGTTTTG GCTAAAAGAGATCCATATCGTTTCCGATTCCCTATTGAATTGCGCTTTGTAAATCCTAACATAGATCACCTTAT ATTTAAGAGATTTGACTATCCACCAATATTCCACAGAGAGGGGGATACAAATCCTGAACAATTATGG CATGAAATTGGAAGACCACCTATTCCTAGGAAAAGGCCTTCAGTCAAACCAGAACATCAATCATTGTTATCAGATCACCCATATGTTGATAAG TTATGGCAGCTGCATAATTGTGAGCAAATGATTCTGGATCATGAAGAGGAAAATCCTGATAAATTTAAGGACAAGACTTATGAGTCGACTGTCCCTGATGTGCCATTCGACGAAGAAAACagtgttcaatatacacaagcaTACTATAAGGAAGCTTTACTACCTAAAGTAATTCTG AATACAAATATCAAAGAACTAGATCTTGCTGCTGCCCGTGCAGAACGTCAG CTTAACAACAAATTGAAGAAAGAAGCAGAAGCTAGAGGAGAAGAGTATGAGTATTCAAAGATGAGGAGAAATGTGGAGATGGATGAGTATGATCTTATGCATTGGCGTAGATCACTAGAAGAAAGGGAAGCCCTTATCAGAGATATCAGTTG CCGGAAAGCTCTTGGCCTCCCAGTGGAGGAGCCTGGAAGATACTTAGAtgacaaaaatatttttggagaTCAGTACGACCCGACAAACCCCTTGTATCGGTATGACTATTGGGGGGAACCTAAGAACTCTGAGAAGAGCAAGGAGGAGAGGATTGTAGAAGAACACAACAAATCCATTGTTGGGAGAGGTACTGTTTGGTACGAGATGTCCTATGAGGAAGCCATTGAACAGAGGATGCGTCGGGAAGCACGTTCCAAGGCTACAGTTAAAAAAGTTGAGGATGAGGAGTATGAGGATGAAGATGACGACGGTATAGATTTCGACTATAGCATTTTTGAAGACTCTAGTCATTCATTTTCTGCAAACAAGCCTATTGTAAATGGTACCGAATCTCCCAGCATGTCAGACGAAGGCATGTTTGAGGACTAA